The Acidobacteriota bacterium DNA segment GTTCCGTACGGGTTACCGCAGCGGCCAGTTGTGCCTGATCGACGCGCTGCGTCCGCATCAGGTCGTCATTCCGCAGGTCGGCGAGCGCTGCCGACGCCTCGCCCACCTGCCGGGCCAGCAGCGACGCCGCCTCGGCCTCGGCGTGCGCGTGCACCAGGTCGGCCGACGAGACGGCCTGCGCCCGCTCGTGCGCCTCGACCAGCCGCGTCTGCACGGCCGGGTTGTCCACCGCCGCCCGCAACTGGGCTTCGGTGAGCACCGCCGGGGCCAGCGCCTCCAGGTCGTCCCAGACGCCCCGATAGCTGCGCCCGCCGCTACCCATCGCCTCCAGGGCGGCGAGCACGCCGGTCGCCTCGGCCGGGACTGTCCACGTATCGAACGCGCCGGGGAGCGCGGCGAGAATCTCGGTCGCCGGCCGGGTCGCCAGCAGCCCCGTCTCCGGCGCCGCGAGCACCTGCAGCCAGCCGGCCTCGTCCGTGAGGCCCGGAATGCGTTGCGAGAAGGCCCCCACGCCGCCGGAGCTCGTGCTCGTCGCGAGACCGATCCCGTGGCGGCCGATCGACCAGCCGGCGTCGGTCAGCTCCCGCAACCGGCCGATGTTGCCCATCCCGATGTCGTTCGAGGTGACCAGCTCGGTGGTCGCATTCAGCACCCCGTCGAGGGAGGAGAGCTGGTCGACCATCTTTCCGATCTGCGTCACCATGTGCGCGATCTGCGTGATCTGGTTGGCGATGATGATCGTGTCGCACGAGCCGAACAGGCACGCCTCCGCGCGGCGGCTCGACCACGTCCCCACGGCTGCGGCCACCACGAGTCCCGCAACCAGCCAACGCCATCTGTTCTTCGTCATTGCCGATACATCCTTTCCGGGTGCGGCTCGGGCCGCGGCACGAGGAAGTCCGACGTCACCCAGACGCGCAGCCGGTGGCCGGCGCGGACGGTGACCGTCGGCAAGCGGTTGAGGAACCGCGAGAGGATCTGCGTCGCCGACTGGCCGAGGCCCTGCCCTGCCGCGGCGCGGAAGCCAGCCCCGCCGCCGGCATACGGGTCGGAGCCTTGCAGGGTCAGCCCGGCGAGGACACCCACGGCGCCGGCCGCCGCGAACATCGACGCGTAGTGCCGGTCCACCTGGTCGGCCAGCGCGCTCTCGCCGATTCCGTTCAGGCCATGAAAGGCCAGGTCCACCCAGCGGCCATCGGGCCACACGAGGCGATGGAAGCCGACCGCCAGCCGTCCCTGGTCCTGCTGCTCGACGGCCTGCGCCGCGCCGAGCAGCCTTGCACCACGAGGCACGAGGATCCGCTGGCGGTCGGCGGAGTAGAACGGGATCGCCACCTGCGCGAGCACCGGACCGGTGAAGTCGCCATCGAGCTGCGTGACCAGCACGGCGCTCAGCACGGACCCCTCGTAAACGCGCTCCCAGCCGGCCGGATCGGACGGCGCTGTGACGACGACCGGATCGGCCGTGGGGCCGACGGGCGGTCCCGTCACGCCGGGAACCGTCCGCGCCGGGGGCGCGGCATCCGCCGCATCGCCGTTCGCCAGCTCCGCCAGCAGCGCCGCATTGGCGCCGTGCATCTGGTCGGCGATGGCGGCCGGATCCGGTGGGGCCGGCAGGCTCGCCGCGGCAGGCTCACTCGTCAAGTCGGCGACAGCCCGCGGCCAGGAAGACGGATCGCTGCCGTCCGAATCACCAAGCCTGGCACCCTCCGCACGAGTGTCGGGGCTCCGGAACGTCTGCACCACGCTCGGGGCGCGCAGCGACCGGGCGCGCCGTTCGAGCGCCTCCAGCCGCAGCCGCTCCCGCAGCTCGACCTCCCCGGCCGTAGGTGGCAGCGGCATATCGTCCCGTCCCGCATCGGTAGTCGGAAGCCCCGAGGCGGGCAGCGCGGGCGGGAGCCCGCCCGTCGGACCGGCCGCGGCGGCAGCGCGCCGGTTGCGGTCGTCCTCTTCCATCTGACGCTGCTCGGCGAGCTGCGACAGGCGGGAGCTGATCTGCCCGACCACTCCTCGCCCCGAGACGCCCGGCTCGCCGGCGCTGCCAGCTTCGTCTACCTCCGAGTCTCCACCCGACTGGCTCAGCACGAGGCCCACGAGCAGCACCGCGATGACGCCGATGCCGGCCTTCGTGACGAGATTGCCCGGCAGTGCGCCGGATGGCGGGCGCAGGAGTTGCCTCCAATTCGCCATCACGGACCCGCCTTCCGCGGCCTCGCCGTCCACGTGAGCCGCCGGCCGCCGACCTCCAGCGCGCCGGATCCGAGCACTCGCGGGACGACGTGCAGCACGTCCTCGAGCACCGCCGACACGCTCACCCGCTGCAGCTCGCCATCGAGCCGCTCGTACAGCGCGGGTGCGATCGCCCGCGTCCGCAGGTACGTCCGCCGCCCGTCGTGCCACATCCCCTCGACGAGCCACGGGTAGCCGGCAGCTCCAGCCGGCAGGCGGTAGTCGAACTGCAACTGCCGGGGATACGCCTCGCGGTTCTCGTCGAGCTTCGCGGTTGCGGCGTTCCGCGCTACCGCGATCCGTTCGGAGGCCCGCGTTTCCGCCGCTGCCACTGCCTCCCACGCTTCGGCCGCCCGGGCGGCCGTCGCCGCCACGGACTCGGCGGCGGCCAGCACCGGGCCGGCGCCTTCCGCGCTCACGCTCGGTGCGTCCACGCGCACGACCGCGTCCACCGCCTCCTCGCTGCTCTCGATCACCGCCAGCGGCACGATGGCGCCGGCCGCCGTCAGCAGCACCACGTTCGAGCGGGCGCCCTCGACCAGCGGCCGGACGAACACCAGGTGCGCCGCGGCCGACACGTCCCACTGCTCCGGGTCGCCGGGCACGACCTCGACGATCTCGGCCGTCTCCGGCAGCACCACAGTGCTGACATGGCGCAGGCGTGTCATGACCATCACCGGCGCGTCCTGCGCTGGCGGTCCCTGCGCGGCTGCCGGCATCACGGCCAGGGCGCATCCCAGTGACAGAGCCCACGCCCTCATCGCGCCAACCCCCAGAGCAACGGGGCGACCATCCCGAGGATGGCCGCCAAGGCGCCGGCCAGAACCCAGCCCGCTCCGGTCAGCACCGAGCGCCAGGCCGGCGGCGACGGCAGCTGCTCGATCTGTGCCGCGCAGCGCTCCACCCGCCCGAGCAGCTCCGTCGTCAACGCGTCGCGCTTGTGGAGTTCGTCGGCAATCAACCCCATCAGCTCCGACGTCTTGAGCATCGCGCGGCCGTGCCCCGTCAGCGCCTTGACCAGGAAGCTCGCCGCCTCGTCGACCAGTGCATCGCCGTAAGTCTCCTGAGCCCCCGGATCCGCTCGCGCATCCGCTCTGTCGAGCGCGCAATGCCGCCGCCGGTAAGCGGCGATGCGCCGTGTTTGATTCCGGCACCCCAGCGAAGCAGCGTCTCTCTGCGTCATCTTCTTCACCTCCGGCCGCGACTCTCCCGACTCATCGCGCCAGCCCCTGCACCAGGACGGCCGCCACGGCGGCGACCATCCCGCCCACCACGGCGCGCGTCTTCCAGGTCCACTTGCGGTCCGACCGGCCCACCGTCCACTGGGTCTCGGAGTCGCCGATCCGCAGCCGGCCCGGCCCGAGTACGTGGTCGGCGACGTACAGTCCGTCGTCGAAGACCTCGTACGACACGAGGCTCGGCGCCAGGCCCTTCCGGCCGAAGCGCCGGTCGGCCTCCCGCAGCTCGTAGAGCGCCGGCGACTCCTCGGCCCGCGAGCGCAGGTAGGTGAACCGGCCGTCGTGCCACAGCGCCTCGACCTCGAACGGCGGGGCGAAGGCAGCCTCGTCGAGCCGGTAGGGGAAGCGCAGCCGGCGTGGGTACTCGTCGCGCCAGCGCGACCACTCGGCGTCGTGGTCGGCCCACACCCTCGCCATTTCCGCAGCCGCCGCCTCTTCGATCGCCTGCAGCTCGGCGCGCGCCGCCGCCTCTTCGGCCCGGTGCACGGCCAACTCGCCGCCGGCCACGAATGCCGGCGCATGCCGCGGCAGGTCAGCCGGCGAGGGCCGCTCCGGCCCGCCGACATACACGACCAGGTCCGGCTCCTCGTCGGACGACTCGGCCACCAGCAGCGCCCACACCCGGCCGCTCTCCGCGACCAGGGTGACGTTCGACGCAACGTCCTCTTCGAGCGGCTTGAC contains these protein-coding regions:
- a CDS encoding TrbI/VirB10 family protein produces the protein MANWRQLLRPPSGALPGNLVTKAGIGVIAVLLVGLVLSQSGGDSEVDEAGSAGEPGVSGRGVVGQISSRLSQLAEQRQMEEDDRNRRAAAAAGPTGGLPPALPASGLPTTDAGRDDMPLPPTAGEVELRERLRLEALERRARSLRAPSVVQTFRSPDTRAEGARLGDSDGSDPSSWPRAVADLTSEPAAASLPAPPDPAAIADQMHGANAALLAELANGDAADAAPPARTVPGVTGPPVGPTADPVVVTAPSDPAGWERVYEGSVLSAVLVTQLDGDFTGPVLAQVAIPFYSADRQRILVPRGARLLGAAQAVEQQDQGRLAVGFHRLVWPDGRWVDLAFHGLNGIGESALADQVDRHYASMFAAAGAVGVLAGLTLQGSDPYAGGGAGFRAAAGQGLGQSATQILSRFLNRLPTVTVRAGHRLRVWVTSDFLVPRPEPHPERMYRQ